A single window of Archangium gephyra DNA harbors:
- a CDS encoding methyltransferase domain-containing protein yields MWDPQQYEHFRDARKRPFFELLARVPVSAPRFVADLGCGTGDLTLTLAERWPGSRLSGVDSSEPMISEALRRPAPAHVRFELADLARWQPDAPLDVLVSNAALHWLPGHEALLSRLVGLLAPGGVLAFQVPANFEESSHRRIDEVRALPRFAPALASVRRGHAESLAFYEAHLSGLGLSVDAWETAYLHVLPGEDAVLQWLLGTTLRPVLAALGPGEEQAFLDTLRPLLRQDYPAAAHGTPFLFRRRFVVAVRPS; encoded by the coding sequence ATGTGGGATCCCCAGCAGTACGAGCACTTCCGGGACGCGCGCAAGCGCCCCTTCTTCGAGCTGCTCGCCCGGGTGCCCGTCTCCGCTCCCCGCTTCGTCGCCGACCTCGGTTGTGGCACGGGGGACCTCACCCTCACCCTCGCCGAACGCTGGCCCGGCTCCCGCCTCTCCGGCGTCGACTCGTCCGAGCCGATGATCTCCGAGGCCCTCCGCCGTCCCGCTCCCGCGCACGTCCGCTTCGAGCTCGCCGACCTCGCGCGCTGGCAGCCCGACGCGCCGCTCGACGTGCTCGTCTCCAACGCCGCCCTGCACTGGTTGCCCGGGCATGAGGCCCTGCTCTCGCGGCTGGTGGGCCTGCTCGCTCCCGGCGGCGTGCTCGCCTTCCAGGTGCCCGCCAACTTCGAGGAGTCCTCCCACCGGCGCATCGACGAGGTGCGCGCGCTCCCTCGCTTCGCCCCCGCGCTCGCCTCCGTGCGCCGCGGGCACGCGGAGTCACTCGCCTTCTACGAGGCCCACCTCAGCGGGCTCGGCCTCTCCGTGGATGCCTGGGAGACGGCGTACCTCCACGTGCTCCCCGGCGAGGACGCCGTGCTGCAGTGGCTGCTGGGCACCACGCTGCGGCCGGTGCTCGCGGCGCTCGGCCCCGGCGAGGAGCAGGCCTTCCTCGACACCCTCCGCCCCCTGCTGCGCCAGGACTACCCGGCGGCCGCGCACGGCACGCCCTTCCTGTTCCGCCGTCGCTTCGTCGTGGCCGTGCGCCCTTCCTGA
- a CDS encoding PQQ-binding-like beta-propeller repeat protein, which yields MPVTAELLVGTGFAGNFPETLSFSVVASDGGTGGTLTAVTRSEGVYSTQWTPAGEGEFRLTAAYPATGGPSTTVRLTADTTGPTFVVFVPPADAGVAAGGTTYGDPSLANAWRRDQAVPVEIRTNEPHLDPSTVTIALQGTDGGTTPAVAVTASSGACDAGFCGVAQLSLWEPPFDAFRGTMTAAVQGKDTVGNAGSGSATINVTRWKWVFDGTAGAIRSGPAIGSGGSIYLGTNANTSGKVFALTPEGALRWESSVGAVVGGPVVGASDGGTELVYVGANGANDGTLYALQSEDGGTRQTCTTPNGSFEGALALGKTTTAQVETAVSVYNSNTGAIIVGIRPGASVPCPLVESPSTGEQIPVLTAGTPVVMQNDSIFFAGVASGSPKITSYAFGVSVPRSNWPVNPPAVTRSLALVGSDVIGGAAATDFVAGGLFKIPQAGAADVTRLYPAGTSWSSRVFSLAVGSALETPDNVFFGSEPTGSINFNRLNLTSAALQTAASSPAIRATPVLGVNGNVYTATSNGTVRAWIADTLTPRWTLTPGLGTVEASPTLDCPRDASGALVAGNHGVLYVPAGGKLYAFVVDSRGLDTSAPWPKYQHDSRNTGNPATPITSCP from the coding sequence GTGCCGGTGACGGCGGAGCTGCTCGTGGGGACGGGATTCGCGGGCAACTTCCCCGAGACGCTGAGCTTCAGTGTGGTGGCGAGCGACGGTGGAACGGGCGGCACGTTGACGGCGGTGACGCGGAGTGAGGGTGTCTACAGCACGCAGTGGACGCCAGCGGGGGAGGGGGAGTTCCGCCTGACGGCGGCGTACCCGGCGACTGGAGGCCCGAGCACCACGGTGCGTTTGACGGCGGACACGACGGGGCCGACGTTCGTGGTGTTCGTGCCCCCGGCGGATGCGGGCGTGGCCGCTGGCGGGACGACCTATGGGGATCCGTCTCTGGCCAACGCGTGGCGCCGCGATCAGGCCGTGCCGGTGGAGATTCGGACGAACGAGCCGCACCTGGATCCAAGCACCGTGACGATCGCATTGCAGGGGACGGATGGTGGAACCACGCCCGCGGTGGCTGTCACGGCCTCGAGCGGAGCCTGTGACGCGGGCTTCTGCGGCGTGGCCCAGTTGAGCCTGTGGGAGCCTCCCTTCGATGCCTTCCGCGGCACGATGACCGCCGCTGTTCAGGGCAAGGATACGGTCGGCAATGCAGGCAGCGGCTCCGCAACCATCAATGTCACACGGTGGAAGTGGGTGTTTGATGGGACGGCTGGGGCCATCAGGTCTGGCCCGGCCATCGGATCGGGTGGCTCCATCTACTTGGGCACGAATGCGAATACGAGTGGCAAGGTATTCGCGCTCACCCCTGAAGGTGCATTGAGGTGGGAATCGTCAGTGGGTGCGGTCGTTGGCGGTCCGGTTGTTGGCGCTTCCGATGGGGGAACCGAGTTGGTGTATGTGGGAGCCAACGGTGCCAATGATGGGACCCTGTACGCCCTTCAAAGTGAGGATGGCGGGACGCGGCAGACGTGCACTACGCCGAATGGTTCCTTTGAAGGCGCATTGGCACTGGGGAAGACGACTACGGCCCAGGTCGAGACGGCAGTCAGTGTCTATAACTCCAATACCGGCGCCATCATCGTTGGCATCAGGCCCGGAGCTTCTGTGCCTTGCCCGTTGGTTGAGAGTCCTTCCACGGGAGAGCAGATTCCGGTGCTTACCGCTGGAACGCCTGTCGTAATGCAGAATGACAGCATCTTCTTTGCTGGAGTTGCTTCGGGGTCGCCCAAGATTACCAGCTATGCTTTCGGTGTTAGCGTTCCCCGCAGTAACTGGCCGGTGAATCCTCCTGCCGTGACCCGCAGCTTGGCGCTTGTCGGCTCCGACGTCATCGGCGGAGCGGCTGCCACTGACTTTGTCGCTGGCGGGCTGTTCAAGATCCCGCAGGCTGGTGCCGCGGATGTCACGCGCCTGTACCCGGCAGGTACATCGTGGTCTTCGCGGGTCTTCAGCCTGGCGGTAGGGAGCGCGCTGGAGACCCCGGACAATGTCTTCTTCGGCTCGGAGCCGACCGGAAGCATCAATTTCAATCGGCTCAACCTGACCAGTGCTGCGTTGCAGACCGCAGCGAGCAGCCCGGCCATCCGAGCCACTCCGGTCCTGGGGGTGAATGGGAATGTCTACACCGCTACGAGCAACGGCACCGTCAGAGCCTGGATCGCCGACACCCTGACTCCGCGATGGACGCTCACTCCGGGTCTGGGCACGGTGGAAGCGTCGCCCACGCTCGATTGTCCGCGTGATGCCTCGGGTGCGTTGGTGGCGGGCAACCACGGCGTCCTCTACGTCCCCGCCGGTGGCAAGCTGTACGCCTTCGTCGTGGACAGCCGGGGCCTGGACACCTCGGCCCCCTGGCCCAAGTACCAGCACGACTCGCGCAACACCGGCAACCCGGCGACGCCCATCACATCGTGCCCTTGA
- a CDS encoding ABC transporter ATP-binding protein produces MSEAQVKVLGARQEFAPLLTVDGVKVSYGAIQALKGVTLKVGKGEVVALIGANGAGKTSTLRAVSGMLKPVGGRISFAGEDTTGAKAHTLVPRGMAHAPEGRGIFPNLTVLENLELGAYLRNDADGIAADLEKSYGLFPKLKERRKQLAGTLSGGEQQMLAIARALLSRPKLLLLDEPSLGLAPQVTETIFRNLRDVNAAGVSILLVEQNAHLALNFAHYGYVLETGEVVMAGPGKALLESPEIRKAYLGE; encoded by the coding sequence GTGAGCGAGGCACAGGTGAAGGTGCTGGGCGCGCGCCAGGAGTTCGCGCCGCTGCTGACGGTGGACGGGGTGAAGGTGTCCTATGGGGCCATCCAGGCGCTCAAGGGCGTGACGCTGAAGGTGGGCAAGGGCGAGGTGGTGGCGCTCATCGGCGCCAACGGCGCGGGGAAGACGAGCACGCTGCGGGCGGTGAGCGGGATGCTCAAGCCGGTGGGCGGGCGCATCTCCTTCGCGGGCGAGGACACCACGGGCGCCAAGGCGCACACGCTGGTGCCGCGCGGCATGGCGCACGCGCCCGAGGGCCGGGGCATCTTCCCGAACCTGACGGTGCTGGAGAACCTGGAGCTGGGCGCGTACCTGCGCAACGACGCGGACGGCATCGCGGCGGACCTGGAGAAGAGCTACGGGCTCTTCCCCAAGCTGAAGGAGCGGCGCAAGCAGCTGGCGGGGACGCTGTCGGGAGGCGAGCAGCAGATGCTGGCCATTGCCCGCGCGCTGCTGAGCCGGCCCAAGCTGCTGCTGCTGGACGAGCCCTCGCTGGGGCTGGCGCCGCAGGTGACGGAGACCATCTTCCGCAACCTCCGGGACGTGAACGCCGCGGGGGTGAGCATCCTGCTGGTGGAGCAGAACGCGCACCTGGCGTTGAACTTCGCCCACTACGGCTACGTGCTGGAGACGGGCGAGGTGGTGATGGCGGGTCCGGGCAAGGCGCTGCTGGAGAGCCCGGAGATCCGCAAGGCCTACCTGGGCGAGTAG
- a CDS encoding ABC transporter ATP-binding protein, which translates to MSGPLLEAVGVSIQFGGLKALSDFNLAIHKGDLQGLIGPNGAGKTTAFNVLTGVYQPTQGEVRVSGQRVNGRLPHQINHLGLARTFQNIRLFRALTALDNVKVACRGQAALNEEGLGAGAKFRGAMRNYRDWWRALMLTPGFQAEERELTRQAEHLLEVMGLAHRRDEEARNLPYGEQRRLEIARALGTRPKVLLLDEPAAGMNTREKADLMVLIRKLRDEFDLGILVIEHDMKLVMGICEQITVLDHGETIARGAPAEVRSDRKVIEAYLGDSYLESHGGAA; encoded by the coding sequence ATGAGCGGCCCGCTGCTCGAAGCCGTGGGGGTGAGCATCCAGTTCGGAGGCCTCAAGGCGCTCTCGGACTTCAATCTCGCCATCCACAAGGGAGACCTGCAGGGCCTCATCGGCCCCAACGGCGCGGGCAAGACGACCGCGTTCAACGTGCTGACGGGGGTGTACCAGCCCACCCAGGGCGAGGTGCGCGTGTCCGGGCAGCGGGTGAACGGGCGGCTGCCGCATCAAATCAACCACCTGGGGCTGGCGCGCACCTTCCAGAACATCCGCCTGTTCCGGGCGCTGACGGCGTTGGACAACGTGAAGGTGGCGTGCCGGGGCCAGGCCGCGCTGAACGAGGAGGGCCTGGGCGCGGGCGCGAAGTTCCGCGGGGCCATGCGCAACTACCGCGACTGGTGGCGGGCGCTGATGCTGACGCCGGGCTTCCAGGCCGAGGAGCGCGAGCTCACGCGGCAGGCCGAGCACCTGCTGGAGGTGATGGGGCTGGCGCACCGCCGCGACGAGGAGGCGCGCAACCTGCCGTACGGTGAGCAGCGGCGGCTGGAGATCGCCCGCGCGCTGGGCACGCGGCCCAAGGTGCTGCTGCTGGACGAGCCGGCGGCGGGCATGAACACGCGCGAGAAGGCGGACCTGATGGTGCTCATCCGCAAGCTCCGGGACGAGTTCGACCTGGGGATTCTCGTCATCGAGCACGACATGAAGCTCGTGATGGGCATTTGCGAGCAGATCACGGTGCTGGACCACGGCGAGACGATCGCCCGGGGCGCGCCGGCCGAGGTGCGCAGCGACCGGAAGGTCATCGAGGCGTACCTGGGAGACAGCTACCTGGAGTCGCACGGAGGCGCGGCGTGA
- a CDS encoding branched-chain amino acid ABC transporter permease, translated as MRTASAVSGSGSPSGVPASLRGILPVLVAVPALLVLDWLLSNSPFANYLLSIMAVNIILAVSLNIVNGMTGQFSIGHAGFMAVGAYLAGVTSLALKDVALSFLPVAVSDQVFLVVALLVGGISAALAGFLVGLPSLRLRGDYLAIVTLGFGEIIRVAVTNTEAFGRALGLSGIPQTSSVAMVGFWVFLVVLVARRIAGSSHGRSLWAIREDEVAAEAMGVNTTGYKVRAFVISSFFAGVAGGLFAHFVPIINPGSFTFVKSMEIVVMVVLGGLGSTTGAIVAAVFLTLLPEALRSAFSAFGSESNLAQQVDQIRMPVYGLLLVVLMLSRPQGLFGTKELWEVIPRWIPRRRKGM; from the coding sequence ATGCGAACCGCTTCCGCTGTCTCTGGTTCCGGGAGCCCGTCCGGGGTTCCCGCCTCCCTCCGGGGCATCCTCCCCGTGCTGGTGGCCGTGCCGGCGCTGCTCGTGCTGGATTGGCTGCTGAGCAATTCGCCGTTCGCCAACTACCTGCTGTCCATCATGGCGGTGAACATCATCCTCGCGGTGAGCCTCAACATCGTGAACGGGATGACGGGCCAGTTCTCCATTGGCCACGCGGGCTTCATGGCGGTGGGGGCCTACCTGGCCGGTGTCACGTCGCTGGCGCTCAAGGACGTGGCCCTCTCCTTCCTGCCGGTGGCGGTGAGTGATCAGGTGTTCCTCGTGGTGGCGCTGCTGGTGGGCGGCATCTCCGCGGCGTTGGCCGGCTTCCTGGTGGGCCTGCCCAGCCTGCGCCTGCGCGGGGACTACCTGGCCATCGTGACGCTGGGCTTCGGGGAGATCATCCGCGTGGCGGTGACGAACACCGAGGCCTTCGGACGGGCGCTGGGCCTGAGTGGCATTCCCCAGACGTCCTCGGTGGCCATGGTGGGCTTCTGGGTGTTCCTGGTGGTGCTGGTGGCGCGCCGCATCGCGGGCTCCAGCCACGGCCGCAGCCTGTGGGCCATCCGCGAGGACGAGGTGGCCGCCGAGGCCATGGGCGTCAACACCACGGGCTACAAGGTGCGCGCCTTCGTCATCTCGTCCTTCTTCGCGGGCGTGGCCGGCGGGTTGTTCGCCCACTTCGTGCCCATCATCAACCCGGGCTCCTTCACCTTCGTGAAGTCGATGGAGATCGTCGTCATGGTGGTGCTGGGCGGGCTGGGCTCGACCACAGGCGCCATCGTGGCGGCGGTGTTCCTCACGCTGCTGCCCGAGGCGCTGCGCTCGGCCTTCTCCGCGTTTGGCTCCGAGAGCAACCTGGCGCAGCAGGTGGATCAGATCCGCATGCCCGTGTACGGCCTGCTGCTGGTGGTGCTCATGCTGTCGCGCCCGCAGGGCTTGTTCGGCACGAAGGAGCTGTGGGAAGTGATTCCGCGATGGATTCCTCGCCGCCGGAAGGGGATGTGA
- a CDS encoding branched-chain amino acid ABC transporter permease, translating into MSEFIQHLINGISAGTIYALVALGYTMVYGVLKLINFAHGDVMMVGVYMGYATAFGLGRQAQSSPWGVLLIFVVAMGGCALMGFLIERFAYRPLREKPRLTALITAIGISFTLSYGFQLDIGFLPGSAPRAFPQIIQPSQWFTLGDPEFPDVVVWNWQVISLVLAVVLMAGLQYLVYGTRFGRAMRAVSFDHRVAALMGIPTDRVISVTFMIGSALAAGAGLLYAIKDTSVSPLMGLYVGLKAFVAAVIGGIGNVPGAMVGGLLLGLVEEFVVGYAASTWRDAVAFGFLILVLLVRPGGLFGRVAAEKV; encoded by the coding sequence ATGTCCGAGTTCATCCAGCACCTCATCAACGGCATCTCCGCGGGTACCATCTACGCGCTCGTCGCGCTCGGGTACACGATGGTGTATGGCGTTCTCAAGCTCATCAACTTCGCCCACGGCGACGTGATGATGGTTGGCGTGTACATGGGCTACGCCACGGCCTTCGGGCTGGGGCGTCAGGCGCAGAGCTCCCCCTGGGGCGTGCTGCTCATCTTCGTGGTGGCCATGGGAGGCTGCGCGCTCATGGGCTTCCTCATCGAGCGCTTCGCCTACCGGCCGCTGCGCGAGAAGCCGCGGCTCACCGCGCTCATCACCGCCATCGGCATCTCGTTCACGCTCTCGTACGGCTTCCAACTCGACATCGGCTTCCTGCCGGGCTCGGCGCCGCGCGCCTTCCCGCAGATCATCCAGCCCTCGCAGTGGTTCACCCTGGGCGACCCCGAGTTCCCGGACGTGGTGGTGTGGAACTGGCAGGTCATCTCCCTGGTGCTGGCGGTGGTGCTGATGGCGGGCCTGCAGTACCTCGTCTACGGCACGCGCTTTGGCCGGGCCATGCGGGCGGTCTCGTTCGATCACCGCGTGGCGGCGCTGATGGGCATCCCCACGGACCGGGTCATCTCGGTGACGTTCATGATCGGCAGCGCGCTGGCGGCGGGCGCCGGCCTGCTGTACGCCATCAAGGACACGTCGGTGAGCCCGCTGATGGGGCTGTACGTGGGCCTGAAGGCCTTCGTGGCGGCCGTCATCGGGGGCATCGGTAACGTGCCGGGCGCCATGGTGGGCGGGCTGCTGCTGGGCCTGGTGGAAGAGTTCGTGGTGGGCTACGCGGCGAGCACCTGGCGTGACGCCGTGGCCTTCGGCTTCCTCATCCTCGTGCTGCTCGTCCGGCCCGGCGGTCTCTTCGGCCGGGTCGCGGCGGAGAAGGTCTGA
- a CDS encoding ABC transporter substrate-binding protein, with translation MRRFAPMILAAFALFAGACEKKTQPAPADKGGQGGQVAQPAAGGATPAASDTIVLGEVGSLTGAQATFGVSTRNGVDLAIKEANAAGGVKGKKLKVIVYDDQGKPEEAAQAVTRLITQDKVVLILGEVASSNSLAMAEKAQAAGVPMITPSSTNPSVTEKGEYIFRVCFIDPFQGFVMAKFAREHLKADRVAILQDNKSAYSIGLTDVFTQKFAEMGGKIVTTQSYSQGDTNFRAQLTAIKKEKPQAIYVPGYYNDVGIIARQAREMGVTVPLMGGDGWDSEKLYELAGNALDGSYFSNHYSPSNPDPKVQKFISDYKAAYGGVPDALAALGYDAAKVAIAALERAQDTSGPAVRDAIAQTKDFPGVAGNITLDQNRNAVKSAAILKIGNGKTEFVTTINP, from the coding sequence ATGCGCCGTTTCGCCCCGATGATCCTCGCCGCGTTCGCGCTGTTCGCGGGCGCTTGCGAGAAGAAGACCCAGCCCGCTCCCGCCGACAAGGGAGGGCAGGGAGGGCAGGTTGCCCAGCCGGCGGCCGGCGGAGCTACACCCGCGGCCTCGGACACCATCGTGCTCGGCGAGGTGGGCAGCCTCACCGGTGCCCAGGCCACCTTCGGCGTGTCCACCCGCAACGGCGTGGACCTGGCCATCAAGGAGGCCAACGCGGCCGGTGGGGTGAAGGGCAAGAAGCTCAAGGTGATCGTCTATGACGACCAGGGCAAGCCGGAGGAGGCCGCCCAGGCCGTCACCCGCCTCATCACCCAGGACAAGGTGGTGCTCATCCTCGGCGAGGTGGCCTCGTCCAACTCGCTGGCCATGGCCGAGAAGGCCCAGGCGGCCGGGGTGCCCATGATCACCCCGTCCTCCACCAACCCCTCCGTCACCGAGAAGGGCGAGTACATCTTCCGCGTGTGCTTCATCGATCCCTTCCAGGGCTTCGTGATGGCGAAGTTCGCCCGCGAGCACCTGAAGGCGGACCGGGTGGCCATCCTCCAGGACAACAAGAGCGCCTACTCCATCGGCCTCACGGACGTGTTCACGCAGAAGTTCGCGGAGATGGGCGGGAAGATCGTCACCACGCAGAGCTACTCCCAGGGCGACACGAACTTCCGCGCGCAGCTCACCGCCATCAAGAAGGAGAAGCCGCAGGCCATCTACGTGCCGGGCTACTACAACGACGTGGGCATCATCGCCCGTCAGGCGCGCGAGATGGGCGTGACGGTGCCGCTGATGGGCGGTGATGGGTGGGACTCCGAGAAGCTCTACGAGCTGGCCGGCAACGCGCTCGACGGGAGCTACTTCTCCAACCACTACTCGCCGTCCAACCCGGATCCGAAGGTGCAGAAGTTCATCTCGGACTACAAGGCGGCGTACGGCGGCGTGCCGGACGCGCTGGCGGCGCTCGGCTACGACGCGGCCAAGGTGGCCATCGCCGCGCTCGAGCGGGCCCAGGACACGAGCGGCCCGGCGGTGCGCGATGCCATCGCCCAGACGAAGGACTTCCCGGGCGTGGCGGGCAACATCACGCTGGACCAGAACCGGAATGCGGTGAAGTCGGCGGCGATCCTCAAGATCGGCAACGGCAAGACCGAGTTCGTCACCACCATCAATCCGTAA
- a CDS encoding serine/threonine-protein kinase codes for MEFPSLEAEVAFLRGLNAVVRMADDILEDCLERGLSLDAAVDVFLTQCARLVHASAGFVSIRGTAGPVLTRVLGQPGVDVFEAATWKGAHPVSEGRMLFCAPLALGRLQLGTLGLVVEGRFDDGGWLVMKLVEAIGDQLDNAVLAFLSLTDGRNVLERLDELAPEEDPLTGPRGRIGRYELVTPLGTGGMAQVLVARTRGPEGLGRLVALKRILPHLASDPDIVKQFLDEARIGLRLSHPNLVTFHDFGESQGAYYLVMELVRGVDFDRLLKTARPSPDVTVAIVLQALNGLHAAHLARGEDGVPLRLVHRDLSPHNLMVGFDGRVKVLDFGVAKARAQRTVTLPGIVKGKPLYMSPEQARGERLDARSDLFAMGLILYEAFTGKRAFDRGDELESMHAICDDKLSRPAGLALPLWEVLEVALAKQPGNRFGSALQMAEALAEACAPAREADVGRLMATHFPERLRGFERLERVHLSSNTPPVGETRLRPATKSRSGG; via the coding sequence GTGGAATTCCCTTCCCTCGAAGCCGAAGTCGCCTTCCTGCGCGGCCTCAACGCCGTGGTGCGGATGGCGGACGACATTCTCGAGGACTGCCTGGAGCGGGGCCTGAGCCTCGACGCGGCGGTGGATGTCTTCCTCACCCAGTGCGCGCGGCTGGTGCATGCCTCGGCGGGCTTCGTCAGCATCCGGGGCACGGCGGGCCCCGTGCTCACCCGGGTGCTCGGCCAGCCGGGCGTGGACGTCTTCGAGGCCGCCACCTGGAAGGGCGCCCACCCCGTGTCCGAGGGGCGGATGTTGTTCTGCGCCCCGCTGGCGCTCGGGCGGCTGCAGCTGGGCACCCTGGGGCTGGTGGTGGAGGGGCGCTTCGACGACGGCGGCTGGCTGGTGATGAAGCTGGTGGAGGCCATTGGCGACCAGCTGGACAACGCGGTGCTGGCCTTCCTGTCGCTCACCGATGGCCGCAACGTGCTGGAGCGGCTGGACGAGCTGGCCCCCGAGGAGGATCCCCTGACGGGGCCGCGCGGGCGCATCGGCCGCTACGAGCTGGTGACGCCGCTGGGCACCGGGGGCATGGCGCAGGTGCTGGTGGCGCGCACGCGAGGCCCCGAGGGGCTCGGCCGGCTGGTGGCGCTCAAGCGGATTCTGCCGCACCTGGCCTCGGACCCGGACATCGTGAAGCAGTTCCTGGACGAGGCCCGCATCGGCCTGCGGCTGAGCCACCCCAACCTCGTCACCTTCCACGACTTCGGCGAGTCGCAGGGTGCCTACTACCTGGTGATGGAGCTGGTGCGCGGGGTGGACTTCGACCGGCTGCTGAAGACGGCGCGGCCCTCGCCGGACGTGACGGTGGCCATCGTGCTGCAGGCGCTGAACGGGCTGCACGCGGCGCACCTGGCGCGGGGCGAGGACGGCGTGCCGCTGCGGCTGGTGCACCGGGACTTGTCGCCGCACAACCTGATGGTGGGCTTCGACGGGCGGGTGAAGGTGCTGGACTTCGGCGTGGCCAAGGCGCGCGCCCAGCGCACCGTGACGCTGCCGGGCATCGTGAAGGGCAAGCCCCTCTACATGTCGCCGGAGCAGGCGCGGGGCGAGCGCCTGGACGCGCGAAGTGATCTCTTCGCCATGGGCCTCATCCTCTACGAGGCCTTCACGGGCAAACGCGCCTTCGACCGCGGGGACGAGCTGGAGTCCATGCACGCCATCTGCGACGACAAGCTGAGCCGGCCGGCGGGCCTGGCCCTGCCGTTGTGGGAGGTGCTGGAGGTGGCGCTCGCGAAGCAGCCGGGCAACCGCTTCGGCAGCGCGCTCCAGATGGCGGAGGCGCTGGCGGAGGCGTGTGCCCCGGCGCGCGAGGCGGACGTGGGCCGGCTCATGGCCACGCACTTCCCCGAGCGCCTGCGGGGCTTCGAGCGGCTGGAGCGGGTCCACCTCTCGTCGAACACGCCCCCGGTGGGGGAGACGCGGCTGCGCCCCGCCACCAAGAGCCGCTCGGGCGGTTAG
- the dnaK gene encoding molecular chaperone DnaK, giving the protein MGKVIGIDLGTTNSCVAVMEGGEPVVIPNSEGSRTTPSMVGFTESGERLVGQIAKRQGITNPENTVFAVKRLIGRKFDSPEAKKAISVSPFRVVPSPNGDAWVEIRGKGYSPPEVSAIVLMKMKQTAEDYLGEPVTEAVITVPAYFNDSQRQATKDAGRIAGLNVLRIINEPTAAALAYGLDKVRDMGSERIAVYDLGGGTFDISILELSSGVFEVKSTNGDTFLGGEDFDQRLIDFLAKRFAEQNNGLDLRKDRMALQRLKEAAERAKHELSSATETEVNLPFITADATGPKHLTETVERGTFEALVADLVERSIEPCRIALKDAGITAPQVHQVLLVGGMTRMPAVQQKVKEFFGKEPHKGINPDEVVAVGAAIQGGVLKGEVKDVLLLDVTPLSLGVETAGGVFTKIIDKNTTIPCKKGQVFSTAVDNQPLVSVHVLQGEREMASDNKTLARFELVGIPPAPRGVPQIEVSFDIDANGIVHVSAKDLGTGKVQQVRVVGNSGLSEAEIQAMISDAQANQSTDKLKKELAELRNNADSLIYTTEKSLEEYGNVLQEKDREEIKADVEYLKELFKGTDAAAIKEAYQRLETSAYRIADALYADQSKSGS; this is encoded by the coding sequence ATGGGCAAGGTGATTGGAATCGATCTGGGGACGACCAACTCGTGCGTCGCCGTCATGGAGGGCGGCGAGCCGGTGGTCATCCCCAACAGCGAGGGCAGCCGCACCACGCCTTCCATGGTGGGCTTCACCGAGTCCGGTGAGCGGCTGGTGGGCCAGATTGCCAAGCGGCAGGGCATCACCAACCCGGAGAACACGGTGTTCGCCGTCAAGCGGCTCATCGGCCGCAAGTTCGACTCGCCCGAGGCCAAGAAGGCCATCAGCGTGAGTCCCTTCCGCGTGGTGCCCAGCCCCAATGGGGACGCGTGGGTGGAGATCCGCGGCAAGGGCTACAGCCCGCCGGAAGTCAGCGCCATCGTGCTCATGAAGATGAAGCAGACGGCCGAGGACTACCTGGGTGAGCCCGTCACCGAGGCCGTCATCACCGTCCCGGCCTACTTCAACGACAGCCAGCGCCAGGCCACCAAGGACGCCGGCCGCATCGCCGGCCTCAACGTGCTGCGCATCATCAACGAGCCCACCGCCGCCGCGCTCGCCTACGGCCTGGACAAGGTGCGCGACATGGGCTCCGAGCGCATCGCCGTCTACGACCTGGGCGGTGGCACGTTCGATATCTCCATCCTGGAGCTCAGCTCGGGCGTCTTCGAGGTCAAGAGCACCAACGGCGACACCTTCCTCGGCGGTGAGGACTTCGATCAGCGCCTCATCGACTTCCTGGCCAAGCGCTTCGCCGAGCAGAACAACGGCCTGGATCTGCGCAAGGACCGCATGGCGCTGCAGCGCCTGAAGGAGGCGGCCGAGCGCGCCAAGCACGAGCTGTCCAGCGCGACGGAGACGGAGGTGAACCTCCCCTTCATCACCGCGGACGCCACGGGCCCCAAGCACCTCACCGAGACGGTCGAGCGCGGCACCTTCGAGGCGCTGGTGGCGGACCTCGTCGAGCGCTCCATCGAGCCGTGCCGCATCGCGCTCAAGGACGCGGGCATCACCGCGCCGCAGGTGCACCAGGTGCTGCTGGTGGGCGGCATGACGCGCATGCCGGCGGTGCAGCAGAAGGTGAAGGAGTTCTTCGGCAAGGAGCCGCACAAGGGCATCAACCCGGACGAGGTCGTCGCCGTGGGCGCGGCCATCCAGGGTGGCGTGCTCAAGGGCGAGGTGAAGGACGTCCTCCTGCTGGACGTGACGCCGCTGTCGCTGGGCGTGGAGACGGCGGGCGGCGTCTTCACCAAAATCATCGACAAGAACACCACCATCCCCTGCAAGAAGGGCCAGGTGTTCTCCACTGCGGTGGACAACCAGCCGCTCGTGTCCGTGCACGTGCTGCAGGGCGAGCGCGAGATGGCGTCGGACAACAAGACGCTGGCGCGCTTCGAGCTGGTGGGCATTCCCCCGGCGCCCCGGGGTGTGCCGCAGATTGAAGTCTCCTTCGACATCGACGCCAACGGCATCGTGCACGTGAGCGCCAAGGACCTGGGCACCGGCAAGGTGCAGCAGGTGCGCGTGGTGGGCAACTCGGGCCTGTCCGAGGCGGAGATTCAAGCGATGATCTCCGACGCCCAGGCCAACCAGTCCACGGACAAGCTCAAGAAGGAGCTGGCCGAGCTGCGCAACAACGCCGACTCGCTCATCTACACCACCGAGAAGAGCCTCGAGGAGTACGGCAACGTCCTGCAGGAGAAGGACCGCGAGGAGATCAAGGCGGACGTGGAGTACCTCAAGGAGCTGTTCAAGGGCACGGACGCGGCCGCCATCAAGGAGGCCTACCAGCGCCTGGAGACCAGCGCCTACCGCATCGCGGACGCGCTCTACGCGGATCAGTCGAAGTCCGGCTCCTGA